The Deltaproteobacteria bacterium genome segment AAACCCCGGTCCCGGGCAATGATCTCGGCCCCCCGCTGGGCCCGGAGGCGATCCGAGGCATAGATAGCCGCCAGGGGGAGATGGCGCCAATGTTCGGCCAAAGCCTCGAATTGGCGCACTCCGAACGGGCTCAGAGCCACATCATTATGGCCGTTATAGATGTGGGTATGACCATCGGCCACCTGGCCATGACGCGCCAGATAGAGACGGGTCGGCTTAACATCCTGATCTTTGGTTAAGGCCTTCAGTTGCATCATTCGTCCAGGATGACGTTATTGGGCACCACTACCACGCCGCCGTCGCTGATCGGAAACCGCCGGGCATCCACCTCATGATCGATGCCGATGGTAAACCCGGCCGGCACCCGAACCCCTTCCTCGATAATTGCCCGGTGGATGCGGGCCCGGGACCCGATATGCACATCATCCCAAATGATCGATTCGCTCACTTCAGCATAACGGTCAATGTGAACATTGGGAGACAACACCGAGCGGCGCACGGTGGCCCCGCTGATGATACAGCCGCCAGACAGCAGAGAATCTTCTACGATGGCGGGCCTGAGATTACCTGGGTCACTGGCGGAATTGATCTTGGCCGGGGGGGTCTGGCGCTGATAGGTCCGGATGGGCCACTCCGGGTCATATAAATTAAACCGGAGATCCAAGGCTACCAGGTCCATGTTTGCTTCAAAATAGGCATCAATGCGGCCGATATCCCGCCAGTAGCACGCCGCGTCTTTGTCCTGGGCACGGAAATTATAAGCATAAACCCGTTCTCGCCCAATCATCGAGGGGATGATATTTTTGCCGAAATCGTGGGCGCTGTCAGGCTGCCGGGCGTCCTGGATGACCTCTTGCACCAACTTTTCGGTGTTGAAGATATAGACTCCCATGGAACCCAGGGCATGTTCCGGATCACCCGGAATACAGGGCGGGTCTTGGGGTTTTTCCAAGAAATCGATAATTCTTTGCTCTTCGTCCATATGGATAATGCCAAAGGCACTGCCTTCGTAGCGAGGAATCTTCACACAGCCGGCGGTGAGTTCGGCATCCTTCTCCAGATGGAAATTCAACATCTCCAGATAATCCATTTTGTAAACATGATCACCAGAAAGAATCAGCGTCCACCGGGGGCGCTCCTCCTGGAGGATATTGATGTTCTGGTAAATGGAATCAGCCGTGCCGCGATACCAGCGGTTGACCATGACCTGCTGGGGGGGCACACTGCGGATAAATTCCCCCATCTCGGGTTGCAGAATATGCCAGCCCAGAGTCAGGTGTTGGTCCAAAGACAGGCTGCCATATTGAGTCAGCACATAGATGCGCCGGATACCGGAATTGATGCAGTTAGAAAGAGTAAAGTCAATGATCTTGTAGATGCCGCCGAAAGTGATGGCCGGCTTTGCCTTATCCCGGGTCAAGGGATAAAGTCGCTCGCCCCGCCCGCCGGCCATGATCAGCGTAGTCAGGTGCTGTAATTTTTGCATGGACTGAACCTATTCTAAAAGTTCTTTGATCTTATTTTTGAGTTCACTGAGGTCGCTGGACTTGACGATGTAGGCATTGGCGGCCCAAGTCATAAAATCTTGTTTATATTGCGCGTAGGCAGTGTTTAAAATCACCGGCAAGCCTTCTCTCATGCCAATTATCCGGGGCAACAGTTCTACCCCGGTCATGCCGGGCATGCGGATATCCAAAACTACCAGGTCTAACGGCTCCTTGCGTTCAATAATCTTAAGAGCCTCCATGGCGTCTGCCGCGGTCAGCACCTGGTAGCCTTCATCGGTCAGTTCCTCACTGAGGAGGAGGCGGATTTTTTCATCATCATCGACTACTAGAATTATTTTCATGGCACCTCCTCATGGCTATTCAACGAAATTTTATTATAAACTCATTTTATGGCGGTGACAACCAACAGACGATGGCTCAACAAAAAAGCAGACTTGGTCAGGGTTAAGAAAATTGACCGGATAGTTCTGGCTTAATCGGCAGTGTCAAACGTCTAACGGGGGCAGCCACCGCTCTCCGAAAAACAATGGTAATTCCGCAGCGCAAATGGGGCCGATCTGAATCTGCCAGCCGGTCTGGGCCGCCAGGGGTTCCTGTAGGGAAGCGCAAAGTCCCGGAATCACCAGTTGACGGTGGTCAATCCTGGCCGCCAGGTCGGATTCCTTAAGGCCCCGTTCCAACCGGACCGGAGTAAAGGTCTCATAGACCATGGCCATATCAACTGTATCACCCCGACAATCGATCAGCAATAAATAAAAGGGGCTGATGGTAGTGGCCAGGACCGCGGTGAGCACCGTCAGGGTAAGCTGACTATTACCGCTGACCAGAACCGGCGTATGAGGATCGGGGATATTGATCTCAAACAATCCCGGTGCGGTAGGCTGAGGCAAAGGCATAGATTCCACCCGCGGCAGCCAGTCCCCGGCGGTCAGCGCCAGCTTCAGGGCATAGCGTTTCTGAGGCGAGAGGTTATGGCAGTCATCCAACTCCAAGGTGCCATTATTGAGCGAGGAAAGGAAATGTTCCGCATTATCAACGCCCACCGCCTGACATTCCTCTGAGTCAAGATAAGGCAACCACTGAATCCGCGATAGATATAAATTAGCCGGTGGCATCATTAACTCCAGGTCAAGATATGGGAAAAAACTAAATTGCGAAGGGTAACTGCCTCAATATCATAGCAGAAATCCCGATGGCGGTCAAATCCAGCCAACCGGCCGACTCAAGCCTCTGATTGACTTATTAAGACCCCTGGCCCAGGACAAGGCCTAAACGAATAATCAATCTCCAGATTGTGGTGCTTGACTACCCTAAGTTGTTGCGGCCAATATTGCTCCTGGTTTAAATTTATATTGACTTCTTAAGGCGGGTTTCTTAGAATGGGACACCGCCAAAATTTAAAGATATGAGTATTCTGGGCAGACCCTTACCGGTCAAGCCGTTGGTTAGTATAATTTTTGCTCAACCAGAAGTGGAGGTTCAGCTTCTGGGAGAGTTGCAGGAACGGTTTGGTCCGGCGGACTTGGTAAGTCCCTGGCTGCCGTTTACCCACACTTCTTATTATGCCCCCGAAATGGGGCCGGTCTTGCAGCGTCGGCTGATGTCTTTTTTGCATCTGGCCGGGCCGGGTAAGCTGCCGGAATGGAAACTTTTTACTGTTAATCTGGAAGGCCGCTATTCCCTGGGGGCACGGCGGCTGGTCAATATCGACCCGGGATATCTGGCCCGGGAGCGGTTAGTGCTGGCCACCGGTAAAAACTACGTTCACCGCCTTTATCTGGACCAAGGTATTTACGGGGATTTAACCTTAATTTACCACCAGGGCCAGTTTCAGCCCTTGCCCTGGACCTACCCTGATTATGCCAGTTCGCGACTAGGGGATTTTTTATACCTGGTACGGAAGAAATATCTCTGGCAACTGCGGACTTTAACCATAAAGCAGAAGTGATTTGAAGGCTTCAATCAAGTACCAGGGTCTGGTAATCAGAATCTGGAAATTTTTATCATGATCAAAAGTATGACTGCCTTTGGCCGCGGCGAAGCCGAGAATCCAGAAAAAAGGATGGTGGTGGAGATTCGCACTCTGAATCACCGATTTCTGGATTTACATTTTCGCCTGCCCCGAAGGTTTTGGGGGCTGGAAGAGCGCCTGCGGAAGCTGTTAAAAGCCGGAATCGCTCGGGGACGGGTGGAATTAAACCTGGAAGTTGTGTCTTTAGGAGAAGGTAACAAGTCTTTGGTATTGGATCGAGCTTTACTGCGAGAAGCTCAAGACATCCTGGAGGAAATGCGGCGGCTTTGCACCATTTCGGAAACCTTGCAACTGGAGCATTTGCTGCGCTTTCCAGAACTGATCACGGTTCAGGAGCCAGCCCCTGCCGACGAAGAGGCCACCTGGGAGGTCCTGTCGCAGGCCGTGTTCCAGGCTCTGGAGGCGGTGGAGACCATGCGTCAGGCCGAAGGGCAAAGCCTGGCAACCGATCTGCAGCAGCGCCTAGAACTGATAAACCGTCAACTGGAGGAAATCAATACTCAGGCCCTGGAGGTCCCGCGGCTTTATCGGGAACGGCTGGAGGCCCGGTTGCCCCAGTTATTGCCTGGGCAACCCTGGGCCGACGATAGCCGCCTGCTTCAGGAAGTGGCCCTGCTAGCGGATCGGGCTGATATCAGCGAGGAACTTACCCGCTTGCGCAGCCACCTGGAACAGTTCCAACAGAATCTGGCCGGTTCCGGGGCTGTGGGCCGCAAGCTCGATTTTCTCCTGCAAGAGATGAATCGGGAGATCAACACTATTG includes the following:
- a CDS encoding DUF4416 family protein, with the protein product MVSIIFAQPEVEVQLLGELQERFGPADLVSPWLPFTHTSYYAPEMGPVLQRRLMSFLHLAGPGKLPEWKLFTVNLEGRYSLGARRLVNIDPGYLARERLVLATGKNYVHRLYLDQGIYGDLTLIYHQGQFQPLPWTYPDYASSRLGDFLYLVRKKYLWQLRTLTIKQK
- a CDS encoding YicC family protein produces the protein MIKSMTAFGRGEAENPEKRMVVEIRTLNHRFLDLHFRLPRRFWGLEERLRKLLKAGIARGRVELNLEVVSLGEGNKSLVLDRALLREAQDILEEMRRLCTISETLQLEHLLRFPELITVQEPAPADEEATWEVLSQAVFQALEAVETMRQAEGQSLATDLQQRLELINRQLEEINTQALEVPRLYRERLEARLPQLLPGQPWADDSRLLQEVALLADRADISEELTRLRSHLEQFQQNLAGSGAVGRKLDFLLQEMNREINTIGAKANDLKISQAVVEVKNELERLREQVQNIE
- a CDS encoding response regulator encodes the protein MKIILVVDDDEKIRLLLSEELTDEGYQVLTAADAMEALKIIERKEPLDLVVLDIRMPGMTGVELLPRIIGMREGLPVILNTAYAQYKQDFMTWAANAYIVKSSDLSELKNKIKELLE
- the glgC gene encoding glucose-1-phosphate adenylyltransferase — its product is MQKLQHLTTLIMAGGRGERLYPLTRDKAKPAITFGGIYKIIDFTLSNCINSGIRRIYVLTQYGSLSLDQHLTLGWHILQPEMGEFIRSVPPQQVMVNRWYRGTADSIYQNINILQEERPRWTLILSGDHVYKMDYLEMLNFHLEKDAELTAGCVKIPRYEGSAFGIIHMDEEQRIIDFLEKPQDPPCIPGDPEHALGSMGVYIFNTEKLVQEVIQDARQPDSAHDFGKNIIPSMIGRERVYAYNFRAQDKDAACYWRDIGRIDAYFEANMDLVALDLRFNLYDPEWPIRTYQRQTPPAKINSASDPGNLRPAIVEDSLLSGGCIISGATVRRSVLSPNVHIDRYAEVSESIIWDDVHIGSRARIHRAIIEEGVRVPAGFTIGIDHEVDARRFPISDGGVVVVPNNVILDE